The following DNA comes from Malania oleifera isolate guangnan ecotype guangnan chromosome 12, ASM2987363v1, whole genome shotgun sequence.
AATATTAATACAATTCCTTTACACTATAATGAGGATTTTAGTAGAGACTACTTTTCtgatctctctctttctttttgttgCATGCGGACGTGATCATACAGTACTCACATCTCAAGCTTTTCCGTAGCAGGAACACTCAGAAGTCACTTGTATCGGATTTGAAACAGTAGATATTTCTCCTTCAAGGTCAGCTTTTAAATTATGCAGAATGTGGTTCATGCATTTCTTCTGAAAGGAATGCAAAAAGAATATTGAGGAATTTAGGAGAGCAAATAGGTTTACGCTTCCTCCCTCCAACCATTACAAAATCCAAGCAGGCATCATACTTGCCTAAGTTAAAATTTATAACCAATGATCTATCTATCTTGAACTCATTTCAAACAAAAACATCGGAAGGCGATCTTAGTTGTCTTTTACATTTAAACCCAAAACCGGTATATCCACCTGGGGAAGCTCAGGAATTTCAATAGGCAGGGGCGAAGGGGCTTCGATGTGGAGTTGCTTTGTAGTTGAGGACTGTTTCTCTGAATCCTGGCCATTTATACCAGGGCCTTTCAGCATCCCAAAGAGCATACCTCCGAAAGATTTAAATGGGTGGCTCAATCCATTTTTAACTTTCAAAATGAGGGTGATTTCTGATAGTTGCCAAGCAAATGTGAGGAGAAGCATGGTTGAAAGAAGCCAGTGGGTAATAGAATTCTGTCTCTTGACCTTTTTAAGCTCTTTCACTATCTCTTCTGCTCCAATTTCAGTGTTACTATCATCCAATTTATCTGCAGTATTACTCTTCACATCCTTCTTTTGAACTGCAGAAGGTGTCTCCTTTGGTCCGGCAGATGGTTCAGGTTCCGTAAGCACACTGCTCTCTCGTTTTAATGATTCCAACTGTCAATAGAATTTAATAGGGTGtgtaaatttatttaatttcagaATTCTAGAGGTGCATATCACAGTTGTTATGATAGGGTTTAACACTAAGATATCATTTGGGAATGGTATAAGCAACTATATTCACATTTTTGCTTAATTAAAAGCATGTTGGCATCCAAGTAAAAAAATGCAATAGTTTGACCACTGCTGGAGGCTTATTTGGCAATTATGCTGTTCTCAGAAACATGGCCTTGACAGGGCAGAAGGGTTAAAAATTCTTTAGCAGCGAGAGAAAGATTATAACAGAATAGAAGGCATTGAGGGACATGGCTGCCAAGGTGGTGATTGTAGTGCTTTTCGTGCCAAGGTGGTGATTGAGGTACAGAGGAATGTTAAAAACATAGCTCTCACAATAGAGCACCATTGTGGGGTGATGGCTTAGTCGCAAGGACTTACTCCTATAGTCCTATGTGGTTTGGAGGATAAGAGCAATGAGATCAAAACCTAGGAAGCAATGGCGTGATAAGTATTTAGCTCTCCCATAGATCAAGATGACAATGTTTTTTATGGAATTTGGCGGATCGATTTAGTCCATGGCTCAATCCTCCTTGAGGAAGTGCCTGCACCTCTACTATGGCAAGGCCCATGGTCTGTGAGCTTGTACATCTAGTCCTCTTGGCATCAGTTCCCTAATGCATAGAGGCTACTCACACCAAGGAAGGACTGCCACAAATTGGTTGTCCTCTCCCATCCTTTTCACCTAGCCAAAATAAAGAAGAGGGTTGGGGGAAGAAGACTCCCAATAGTGTATAACATCTACGATAGTGATTGTTTTATGGTAGTGCCATCAATGTTGGTAGTTCTGGTATCACCATTGGTGATGATATGGTGGGTCATGGGTGTGGTAGTGTTTGTGTTATATTTATCAAGATAGGCATGGATTCTCTAATCTAAAAGGAAAATTCTGCTGTCTGAAACATTAGTTTTTGCTTGAACTAAAGAGCTGCCAATTTACTATTAAAGTATTTGAAATTTATCATCTAGCAGTACTTTAAagtaatttttttcctttttttcttcaaTAACCAGAAAAGTACTTCTAATATGCTAATTGAAGTAAGCTGAAGCAGCTTAGTCACTAACTAACATAGATGTTGGAAAAAAATAACACCTGATTGCTAACTGGCACAAAACAAGGAGTGTGGATTAGCACTACTGGTATATATATTTGTACTTGAAACCATTTTGCCACTCTCGcctattttttattgaaataccACATAATGTGTATGTCTTGTGATTTAAGTAGGAGATTAACACCTTGTAAATGCGTGAACTTACTATTTTGTGCGAAATAATGAAATTGACCCACCTTGACTTTGCATGAGCACAATCTTGAATTAAATGTTAAGTATCTTATGTTCACACACTTGCAAGAGGTTAAAATGGCAAAGTGCATCCCCAGTATTTGCTGTGGAGACACGCAATATGTCTCCTTAGCCCCTACTAATCTTTGCCCAGGCATGCTTTAAGAATCATGGCTTGATGAATTGATTTAGGGTTCGTTAAAAGAGTCCTAACCCCCTCAACCCTTCCCTAGATTGCTCATGTTTCCATCACACATCATCTTTGACATGTGCCCCTCTCTTTCACCCCAACAATGTGTTGCCGCTCAATTGGGCCATTATTTATCTCTTTCTCATTTGTTAAGACTTGACTTGACATTTTCTTATTGGATGATGACAATCCCCATTTGTATGTCTTCTCCTATAAATACCCCTACCCACGCTTAGTGGGTATCTTTTTGGGGCTAGAGCTCTCTACAACGACCATAATCTTCTCACCAACCACCTAACAGTATCACTTGAGCTTCCCCAAGATTGTTGTTATTAAGCTTCCCCGATTGTTTGGTTCTCCTTTCTACGCCCACTTTCTGTGTAAAAGTCAAATTTTCCTCCCCACCCCCTCCACACCTCTAACACACATGTGCAAGAATATAGGTAGCCAACATGCATAGTGTCAAGGTCCTAGAGTTTTGCAACCCTAACACATGCTTTTGACTTATGTTTCTTACTTGGAGGGAAGGTCTCGGTTAACCTGCATAAGACTATGCAGATGTCATGGGGATAGTTTTGGTATGTCACTGTGATGTTATGGTTGGTCCATAGTACTACTGGTGGTGTTCTTGAACCTAAAACATATAATTATAAGATCTCTGATGATTACATATATGTAAACAAGAATACTTTGGAGACATGACTCTTGGGGAAACACCAAATGAGTGGCCTATCTCCCTAGTATCTTATTTGGTACTAAGTGACCACCTTGAGAAGCGCTCAAGAGTGGGCTCTTGATATCCTTGAGGGGTATCCTAAGCTTTTATTTGGGATTGGGAATCCCATAGAGAATTCATTTGAGAATGAAATCACGCGGTACTCTCAACCCGGAGGTTTGATGCCCCATCACTCCTTGGCCATGGGCTATCTTGTTGGGAGGAGTCATTCCAAAACGGGTCGGACTATTGAGGGGTGTGAATCCTTTGTGTATCTTGCTCAAGTTGTGTATGGTATCACTTCCCCTAATCCCGCTAGGGAGTGATAAGTGAATGGTATGTTGACACGAGGTTATACTATGGGGGTGAGAGTTACCCTTAGTACTAGTGGAACTCACATCTCCCTTACCATTCAACTCTGGGTTACTTAGTGATGACTTTAGTTGGTTCAAGGGACTTCATGCCATGAGATTTAACCACTAGGTTAGACACTTGAGTGCTTTCTCGAATGAGGATGAGTACGACTGGTCTAAATTTGGTGTGGTCTTGTCGCTGCACGGGTGTGACTCCTTGACACTTTAGGTAGATCTAGGCAAGGTTGAACCCTTTTGGCCTATGAGATCTCCATGTCCGTGACACATAGCGAAAAAAATGGCCTATAAGGAAACTATTATTGTCAATATAAATAATGAGAAAATAATGATATGGAATTAGAAGGATGAATGGAATGAGATAGTGCATCAATCATATGTGAACTCAATCTCTCCTCAAGAAACAGGTGCACAGATGATCAACCACAGACCATAGATCCATAAAATTGCATAATCAATCAATATTGCTCAATAGAAAGCAATTATACTTTCTTAGCATCAACAAGCATTGTAACTTGAAGGAGTTAAAAACTCCAATACAGAAGATGGTGGTGGAAGACATGAGAAAAGGGGAGACCATAGTTATTGAGGTTCATTTTGAAGAAAGAATAAAGGAGTTCATTTTCAGCAAATGAGAAATCAATCAATTGATTTCACTTGCAAAAAGAACAAATAACCAACTTGAGGGGAATACTGCATTTTCATGCCTGTTTGAGATCCATCAGCTCACTTTAGAATAAGTAAAAACACAATGTACACAGAGAGTGCATATGAAAAAGCAAAGACATTatataaaaatcacaattttataAATACCCATAGAACCCACATGCTAATAACCAGTCATTAGAACGATTGAATAATTCAGCACATCTATGAAAATAAATGAATCAACAAACAGATAGGTTAAAAAATCCTAAAGTAACTTccaatttatcaagaaaaaactGTATACTTCTCTCTAGAACAactttagaaaaataataataataataataatagcacaGTTTTAGATACACAGTTTTGGATCAACATGACATTGACTACAGTAATGTTAGGACATTTAGCGGCTCTGAAGAAGAAAAAATGTAATCCACGGCAAAAATCGTTGAAGTCATATGCGTTATTTTACTCCTATAAACGAGCTGCCGGTATAAGTGATGAATGTCCGCTTAGTGCTACTAAAGACTAACATTTTAAAACAGGACACCAGCAAAATGGTGATGAGTTGCATGAAGAACATCAATGAAATTTCCACGGTTTTATACTTTAGACAAGAAACGATTCACCAAAAAAGAATTATTTATTATAAACAGTCAGTTAAGTACTCACGAGAAAGTATATCGGAAAGGCGAATATTCTGAATCTAGAGAGCGCGAGCGCAGtttcaaagaaaatcaaaagcTTTAACTGTAAAAATAAACGAAATTCATTCGCGCGAGCACACTTAAATCGTAACCAATTAATGTAATCCAGGGAAAACCCTAACCTAGAGATTAAAAATAGCTcgtcatttttcaaaaaattaagaTATTCTAAAGAATAGTTTTAACCTGGGAAAGTAACCTTTGGAGAAGACGGCCGTCATCGTCGTCGGCGACGAAGTCATCGCCGGAGTCATTGGCGCTGTAGTTCTTCTTCTCCTCCATTAGTCGTTCAATCGCGAGGCGGATGAGGTGGACATCGTCCTTGGCTTCTTCCATGGATGATcttgacgagagagagagagagagagaggcaaccCGCATACAGCGTTCATTTCAGTGCCAGCACCACATCAACTCCTCGTTGTGGAATACACGTGGCGCTATACACGATTGCGCACTCATCACATATTGGGTTGACGTGTTCATAATATTAGtgattaaagtttaaaatttttatatttcagGATCTTATTCAAATCTTTAAAGGAAGTTGAAAGAAACATGAAATGGAAGACCATATACTTCTCAATTGTGTAGATtaggtttaaaatttaaaattcaaaaaaaaaaaaaagaacccacTAGTGCTAGTAAACTAAAAAAAACATATTGTTCCTTcataactaaatatgaaaaattaaatatattttgtcttttattttcttaaaattttaaagttccAAATCATGCTTAAAATCGATTATGGATGGCAAATTTGATCAATGCTCAACAAGTGGCTCATGATCTGCCATTTAaatcaagtttaaatttaaagTATAATGACTCATTTATTATCAAGTCGATCCAAACCAACTCGTTTATTTAATGTGTTAAGTAGTTCGGATCAGGTGCCTGCCAgatataattttcttttaaactcatacttattgaaatttaaatagaaacaTGATAAATATGTACTTACTAAaaaattttgactcaaatttgtcaaaattaaataaaaatttaaaataaaaatattatatatttattaacaAGTACTCATTTATAATGTGTTAACTAATTGGATCGGTCTGGATTTATGTTTCATGTACTCATTTACAAAATGAATCAACTCAAACTTAAACCCACACCCCCTTAAACTTCACTTGCCATTGACCCAACCCATTGTCTCACTTTGCCACCCCTAAAATTAACAGTGATTTCAAGGTTGGTATGGGCCAAAAAATAGAAATACAAGTCAAAGATCCCATAATGGCTAGAAGTGTGAACACGTCAACACATGACCTCTTTAGAATAGCACAATGCATTTGTTTTGCATTCGTTAAAATAAGATAATTTTGACCAAACATTTACATACTAAGATATAATACTGTGAATTTTTTACTTCAAGTGTTAATTAGTgagtttaaataaaatataatataattttatattttatcttattaaaTTTACACTCATTTAAATTCAAGATTTTAAATCTGAGAACTAAAGGTACAGAAGTCCTACATTCCACCTCAAAGTGAAAACCCACGGCAACAttggaaaacaaaaagaaaaataagattcCTTTTTATGTTTGGCCATgcaaaaaagtttaaaaaaaaattataaatcaataaataaaaatttaattttatacgtTATTAACATTTgatcttatttaatttttaatcttaCTAGTATTTAATATAGGGAAAAAAAATACAACATAAAATAaattccttcttattttccttccTCACACGAAATCTTTAATCCAAAcaaattcttcattttttttaatgtgtGTTTAGAAAGatgcattttaatttaaatttgtgtaaatttaaataaaatataatttggaTTGCTTTCATCTCAATCCACATAAATTCAAAGTAAAACTCGAAATCCAcccacgagagagagagagagagagagagagagagagtttcagcCAAATCAGGCCCATTAAAAGCCGCTCACAGCAATAAGAAAGAGACATTTACATATCATTAAATATGTTTACATACCAAGATACCCAACTATCAATTCTAGCACCTAAAAATTACCTGTGGAGAGAATCCAAACTATTATATACAGAGAGAGAACTGCAAAAGCCACCTGCCAGCTTAATTTAAAGATTGTTCTACTAAAGTTACAAAGGTGAAAGGTGAAAGGTGAAGCTGCTTCTATGGAAACTGGCAATCTCATTTTACATGCTGGTGCGAGCCATCGATTCTGCTTCAAGATCTGTGCTGCTAAGTTCAGCCTATAACAAGCGCAAAGAAATAGAAAAGACTAATCAGTGCCCCATTCTCACAATCCTTTCAGTAGAAAATCCATGCAGGTGGTGCAATTAAGAACATCCTAACAAAGTCTTCAGGGTATGACTTTTGAAGGAAACAAGGATCCAAGGCATCCTATGATTTATCCCGCCCTCCCTATGGTCATTCAACGATAATTCGATCCAACTAAATTTACTATATGGACATCATTTGGCTAGTGAGCCTTCGTAACATGTTTAACATGATCCCTGCTCTATCCCTCATGCCTCATGAGGAGGTTTGGGCCTTAAGAAAATTTTGCATCACCTCGACCAAGAGCATTACAAATTCAACATGGAAAGTAAGATGACTAGCATTTGATGGGCCAATCAACAACATGCGATTGGTCTTTATTTCGAGAGAGAGCATAATTGGCCGACTCAATGTGGATGATGGCTCACACAAAAGAGGCCGAAAGGAGATTTGCTAATAGGATTAAGGGGTGAGATTTTAAGGACCAGATGCATCTTTGGATTTTGCCTTAATGATCCAGAATGTAATCCTGGGAAGATAAAGTTTAAAAACAAGAGGAAATGAAGGACTCAAGGTACAAACTCACTCTCTGCTGTAATTTTGTACTTTGAAACTGATGCTTTAAAATAACGTTTAGTTTTAAGGttcaaaatttacatttactttcATTGGAAATCAAATACATAGATATAGATTGAGCTCATGGACTCCAGAAAGATGTGGAATTTGTGATCCACTTACCTTAGCTTGGCGATATTTTTCAAGCATGCGATGATATTGCTGGCGAGCCTTTGGAGAGTCAACCATGGACAACACCCTTGAGACAGCCTGATCAACAGCTACTTCCACTTTCTCTTTCCGAAATACCTTGAGAATGTCTTCATCTTCACCTTCACTCATCAACTCTGGTTCAGGACGAAATCCTCGCAAACCAACTCCCTTCCGACGCCATCGCAATACAACCTTTTCAAGAATACCAACAGCCCAGCAGATCACCCTATAATTCTTTCTAACCTGATGGCCTCTCACGTGAGCCTgtgcaaaaaaaagaaaaaaggtaaTTGAAAGCAGATGATTTAGCCCTTGTGCTTGTTTATTTGGCGCCCCGGGGGGTGGGGAGGGGACAGATTTTTTAACAGTGTGGTATCTCCTACACAATAAATGCACTCACCTCGGCAttcggggaaaaaaaaaatagcttctCAATTTATCAATAGCACAAACAAATGCTCGCATCTGCGTAATACCTAAAACATATGTAAATGTAATAACACTGAAAATCCCTAGTTAATGTTTCTTTCTGCAATTGGATTCTATCAAAGGCCATCCACATTGTGTCCTGATATAAAATAGTGCCGGGTACCATCCAAATGGAAAGGATATACATGATCATCAAGAAGGTTATGAAGTTACCAGAATCTTTTTACCAGAAAGGAAGTCAGCATGTTGAGTGGGGATGGGGGTTAAACTAAATTTCTACCTACAGTTCAATTTTTGAGTCAATAATTATTACTCAACATTAttccaaaaatttgaaatataaataaatttctacCTAATATGGAGTTGATAAATACTCAGTTGTT
Coding sequences within:
- the LOC131144770 gene encoding uncharacterized protein LOC131144770 produces the protein MRVASLSLSLSSRSSMEEAKDDVHLIRLAIERLMEEKKNYSANDSGDDFVADDDDGRLLQRLLSQLESLKRESSVLTEPEPSAGPKETPSAVQKKDVKSNTADKLDDSNTEIGAEEIVKELKKVKRQNSITHWLLSTMLLLTFAWQLSEITLILKVKNGLSHPFKSFGGMLFGMLKGPGINGQDSEKQSSTTKQLHIEAPSPLPIEIPELPQVDIPVLGLNVKDN